The window GAGTGTTCGAATCTATCTGTTCAAAACTATACCTACATTATTTGTCTTCATTATTAATAGCACTTCCTAAAACCAGAAATAGAATGATGTGTGCATATTTTTAAGTGCTTCAGTTAGACTCACTTGGATTACCGGGTGAAAGTACTGGAGAGAATTTGCCAATAGGCATTTCGAAGTCAGGGACCTTGTATTAATGTGTGATATTCCAATCGGAACCTTTAGTTATAGAAGTTCatctttgaaaattaattaaaataagaaaggtttttattaatttaaataacatgtttattttatgatgtAAATTAGTGGGGTAAGACTAGCAATTAAGATATTTCTTTAGTTTTctcaaaatataattgttttgaataaacTAACGAAGGAAtcaccattattttatttatgttctcACAACTGTTAACCAAATCTAATAATCAATTACAAAGTGAGACCTTTTTTAGAAACAccaatatttgatgaaaaacaGTAAACTATGTCAGTCTTACTCCACCTATCCTTATGTAAACTATTTGAGTTAGgcattttaatatacataaatagatGCTAAATCATCATAATCATATGTTCTATTTAAAAACAAGTCTACCAATGATATTCCAGTAATGCTATGTAGACCAGTATTTATTGGTAATGCTGTTAGACTAATTTCAACGACTCCACCTGCCTCTAATGGTCCTAATCTTCTATTAGATATACCACACCAAATCAAACTTGACTCTTGAAGAGATCTCAACTTAAGGATCAAGTCGAGTGTCCTTTCACTAGCATTAACAAgtttacatttaaaaacaaaaggaCTATCAACAGGCACTTTATTTGGCAGTTCTTCATATGTAACCCTTATATCTCCATAGTCAGGAGTCATTCTTTGAAGCTGACTTGTCTGCAACCTTCCTTTCTCGCCCAAGTTTGACCTCCAAACAATATCCAATTTTCCAACATTTTTAGCTGCTACAAGCAGCTTAATATCCCTGGAAATATTCTCTTTTGCTGTCAGACAGTACAAATACTGGCAGCTTTCTTGGGGTTGTAGTAGTGTAACATCACCAAAAACTGAATTTCCACTTGTATCTTCATTCAATGACTTAACAGAAAATTGTTGAGAACTTTCAAGAGAAACCTGCTCAAGAACTATGGGGCCAGATGTTATATTTTGAACCTGAGTTTCAAGAAATACTTCATCAGACTCAGcattgtaaaattttgttttcacatCCAAGGGTTTTACAACTTCAAACTTAAAAAACTTTCTAAATGATGCTAAGGTGTTATATTGTGACATATAAGTGACTTCACATACCAATACATGTATACCTAGATCCTTAACTTCATGGTGTATTACTTCTCCAAGAGTCTCATCAGTATCTAGCATAACAGGAGACTGATGCTGTTGAACAGCAAATGGTATTTTTTGGGAGCTTGTCTGTAAATCCGTTTTAATAGAGACACTTTGCACAGGTTGGTTTGTCTCATTATGAACACAAACATAACAAGAAAAAGTCTCTCCTAAGTAAATGTTACCAAAGCTTTGAGGCAACAAAAGGAATTGTCCGGCAGCTAGAGTTTCCATTTGAACTACTGCAGTTGCatcatcttttaaataattgttaagtatgTTACCTggtaaatctttaaaatcaCAAGTAACAATTTTAGGACTCACAAGTGCTGGTTTTGTTA of the Leptidea sinapis chromosome 41, ilLepSina1.1, whole genome shotgun sequence genome contains:
- the LOC126976499 gene encoding trafficking protein particle complex subunit 13 is translated as MDPKEGTEHLVALKVMRLTKPALVSPKIVTCDFKDLPGNILNNYLKDDATAVVQMETLAAGQFLLLPQSFGNIYLGETFSCYVCVHNETNQPVQSVSIKTDLQTSSQKIPFAVQQHQSPVMLDTDETLGEVIHHEVKDLGIHVLVCEVTYMSQYNTLASFRKFFKFEVVKPLDVKTKFYNAESDEVFLETQVQNITSGPIVLEQVSLESSQQFSVKSLNEDTSGNSVFGDVTLLQPQESCQYLYCLTAKENISRDIKLLVAAKNVGKLDIVWRSNLGEKGRLQTSQLQRMTPDYGDIRVTYEELPNKVPVDSPFVFKCKLVNASERTLDLILKLRSLQESSLIWCGISNRRLGPLEAGGVVEISLTALPINTGLHSITGISLVDLFLNRTYDYDDLASIYVY